The Desulfohalovibrio reitneri genome contains a region encoding:
- the treS gene encoding maltose alpha-D-glucosyltransferase produces the protein MADEPLCPGPGDWYKDAVLYQVHLKSFADGNGDGMGDFKGLIAKLDYLEDLGVTALWLLPFYPSPMRDDGYDISDYTRVHPDYGTLGDFKRLLREAHKRGLRVITELVLNHTSDQHPWFRKARTAKPGTSAREFYVWSDDPERYPEARVIFRDFERSNWTWDDQAKAYYWHRFYSHQPDLNYDNPRVREAMLRILDFWFELGVDGIRLDAVNYLYEREGTNCENLPENHEFLRQARRHVDERFPGRVLLAESNQWPEDAAKYFGRGDECHMAFHFPLMPRLFMALETENRYPVIDILEQTPSVSEACQWALFLRNHDELTLEMVTDEERDYMYRIYVADPRARVNLGIRRRLAPLLDNDRRKIELMNVLLMTLPGSPIIYYGDEIGMGDNFYLGDRDGVRTPMQWNGDQNAGFSPANPQKLYLPLVIDPVYHYGSLNVDTQEGRRSSLLWWMRHLIALRRNYCCFGRGDIRFLAPDNPKVLAFVRTFQGERVLVAVNLSRHSQSATLELSEFAGHTPRDAFSRNPFPQVGEAPYSLTLTPHGYYILELRAPDEGEAGLEAAELPRLQASTWWGLPEDKRMRRRMEHAVLPRYMRGQRWFGGKARVVRDVSVLEWIHIRRDEQTPIILLVEVSYQEGDPEIYVLPVAFAPKAPGDETYELPRGSMAWLEMEGAEGAVYEAVFSSRFCRDLFRIMAGRKRLSGHSGRLMAASGKLLRTVAKLPEEELDPRLLGAEQSNTSILYGQQLILKLYRRTEKGTHPDVELARFLTEKAGFAHTPPFAGSAEHRREDGGVVMLGLMQGYVPNQGDAWDMTQDMVRRYFERVLTDADSPERPRPGHPASCGRRSSPRRTGCATSSPRWPWTWPNCWAGAPASSTWPWPRTARTRTSPRSPSPACTSAHCTNPCRTRPRNSCASCAASCLPCPGTWPARPRRWRGWKWTCWPGSAASPPAS, from the coding sequence ATGGCCGACGAACCCCTCTGCCCCGGCCCCGGGGACTGGTACAAGGACGCGGTCCTCTACCAGGTCCATCTCAAGAGCTTCGCCGACGGCAACGGCGACGGCATGGGCGACTTCAAGGGTCTCATCGCCAAGCTGGACTACCTGGAGGACCTGGGCGTCACCGCGCTGTGGCTTCTGCCCTTCTACCCCTCGCCCATGCGCGACGACGGCTACGACATCTCCGACTACACGCGCGTGCATCCCGACTACGGCACCCTGGGCGATTTCAAGCGGCTGCTGCGGGAGGCGCACAAGCGGGGGCTGCGGGTCATCACCGAGCTGGTGCTCAACCACACCTCGGACCAGCACCCCTGGTTCCGCAAGGCGCGCACCGCCAAGCCCGGCACCTCGGCCCGCGAATTCTACGTGTGGAGCGACGACCCGGAGCGCTATCCCGAGGCGCGGGTCATCTTCCGCGACTTCGAGCGCTCCAACTGGACCTGGGACGACCAGGCCAAGGCCTACTACTGGCACCGCTTCTATTCCCACCAGCCGGACCTGAACTACGACAACCCCAGGGTCCGCGAGGCCATGCTCAGGATACTGGACTTCTGGTTCGAGCTGGGCGTGGACGGCATCCGCCTGGACGCGGTGAACTACCTTTACGAGCGCGAGGGCACCAACTGCGAGAACCTGCCCGAGAACCACGAGTTCCTGCGGCAGGCCCGCAGGCATGTGGACGAGCGGTTCCCCGGCCGCGTGCTGCTGGCCGAGTCCAACCAGTGGCCCGAGGACGCCGCCAAGTACTTCGGCCGGGGGGACGAGTGCCACATGGCCTTCCACTTCCCCCTCATGCCGCGCCTGTTCATGGCCCTGGAGACGGAGAACCGCTACCCGGTCATCGACATCCTTGAGCAGACCCCCAGCGTCTCCGAGGCCTGCCAGTGGGCGCTTTTCCTGCGCAACCACGACGAGCTGACGCTGGAGATGGTCACGGACGAGGAGCGGGACTACATGTACCGCATCTACGTGGCCGACCCGCGCGCCAGAGTGAACCTTGGCATCCGCCGCCGCCTGGCCCCCCTGCTGGACAACGACCGCCGCAAGATTGAGCTGATGAACGTCCTGCTCATGACCCTGCCTGGCTCGCCCATCATCTACTACGGCGACGAGATCGGCATGGGCGACAACTTCTACCTGGGCGACCGCGACGGCGTGCGCACCCCCATGCAGTGGAACGGCGACCAGAACGCGGGCTTCTCCCCGGCCAACCCCCAGAAGCTCTACCTGCCCCTGGTCATCGACCCGGTATACCACTACGGCTCCCTCAACGTGGACACCCAGGAAGGGCGGCGGTCCTCGCTCCTGTGGTGGATGCGCCACCTCATCGCCCTGCGGCGGAACTACTGCTGCTTCGGCCGGGGGGACATCCGCTTCCTGGCCCCGGACAACCCCAAGGTGCTGGCCTTCGTGCGCACCTTCCAGGGCGAGCGGGTGCTGGTAGCGGTCAACCTCTCCCGCCACTCGCAGTCCGCCACCCTGGAGCTGTCCGAATTCGCCGGGCACACCCCGCGCGACGCCTTTTCCCGCAATCCCTTCCCCCAGGTGGGCGAGGCCCCCTACTCCCTCACCCTCACCCCGCACGGCTACTACATCCTGGAACTGCGCGCCCCGGACGAGGGGGAGGCCGGGCTGGAAGCGGCCGAGCTGCCCCGGCTGCAGGCCTCCACTTGGTGGGGCCTGCCCGAGGACAAGCGCATGCGCCGCCGCATGGAGCACGCCGTGCTGCCGCGCTACATGCGCGGTCAGCGCTGGTTCGGGGGCAAGGCCAGGGTGGTGCGCGACGTCTCCGTGCTGGAGTGGATCCACATCCGCCGCGACGAGCAGACGCCCATCATCCTGCTGGTGGAGGTCTCCTACCAGGAGGGCGACCCGGAGATTTACGTGCTGCCGGTGGCCTTCGCGCCTAAGGCCCCTGGCGACGAAACCTACGAACTGCCCCGCGGCAGCATGGCTTGGCTGGAGATGGAAGGCGCGGAAGGCGCGGTCTACGAGGCCGTGTTCTCCAGCCGCTTCTGCCGCGACCTCTTCCGCATCATGGCCGGACGCAAGCGGCTTTCCGGCCACAGCGGCCGCCTCATGGCCGCCTCGGGCAAGCTGTTGCGCACCGTGGCCAAGCTGCCGGAGGAGGAACTGGACCCGCGCCTGCTGGGGGCGGAGCAATCCAACACCTCCATCCTCTACGGCCAGCAACTCATCCTCAAGCTGTACCGCCGCACGGAAAAGGGCACCCACCCGGACGTGGAGCTGGCCCGCTTTCTCACGGAAAAGGCGGGCTTCGCCCACACCCCGCCCTTCGCGGGCTCGGCGGAGCACCGCCGGGAGGACGGCGGCGTGGTCATGCTGGGGCTCATGCAGGGGTACGTGCCCAACCAGGGCGACGCCTGGGACATGACCCAGGACATGGTCCGCCGCTACTTCGAGCGCGTGCTGACGGACGCGGACTCCCCGGAGCGCCCCCGGCCGGGCCATCCAGCCTCATGCGGGCGGCGGAGCAGTCCCCGCCGGACGGGCTGCGCGACATCATCTCCCCGGTGGCCCTGGACATGGCCGAACTGCTGGGCAGGCGCACCGGCCAGCTCCACCTGGCCCTGGCCTCGGACCGCCAGGACGAGAACTTCGCCCCGGAGCCCTTCTCCAGCCTGTACCAGCGCTCACTGTACCAATCCATGCAGAACCAGGCCAAGGAACAGCTGCGCTTCCTGCGCCGCAAGCTGCCTTCCCTGCCCCGGGACGTGGCCCGCGAGGCCGAGGCGGTGGCGGGGATGGAAATGGACCTGCTGGCCAGGCTCGGCCGCATCACCGCCCGCAAGCTGA
- the glgB gene encoding 1,4-alpha-glucan branching protein GlgB, with protein MSDIRHDVSLLTDHDVYLFKEGRHHKLYRKLGSHPMEVDGQSGALFAVWAPNAESVAVFGDFNDWDTKRHQLRLRQDESGIWEGFVPGAMHSHRYKYRIRSRQGGDEFDKGDPYGFRWELPPETATVVWDLSRTWEDADWMANRHQRNALDAPHSCYEMHLGSWRHTPDDEHPEGRAMSYLELADTLPRYLLDMGFTHVEFLPVMEHPFYGSWGYQCLGFFAPTCRYGTPQEFMRLVEALHQAGIGVILDWVPSHYPSDAHGLATFDGTHLYEHEDPRQGYHPDWKSDIFNYGRNEVRSFLISSAHFWLDVCHADGLRVDAVASMLYLDYSREDGEWIPNKYGGRENIEAIEFLRILNESAYGDFEGVQTIAEESTAWPQVSRPAYLGGLGFGMKWNMGWMHDTLDYFRKDPVYRRYHQSQWTFSIWYAFNENFVLALSHDEVVHGKGSLIGKMPGDAWRQFANLRLLYGYMWAHPGKKLLFMGGEFAQGKEWNHDAELDWNLLDIHWHDGMRLWVRDLNLLYRAEPALHRLDFDLEGFEWVDFHDSDNSVLVFLRRDGQGRTVLVACNATPEPHASYRIGVPAPGFWEEVLNSDSPTYGGSGWGNTGGLESVPVPSHGHYDSVSMTLPPLGAVFLRHTGEG; from the coding sequence ATGTCCGACATCAGACACGACGTGAGCCTGCTCACCGACCACGACGTCTACCTGTTCAAGGAAGGGCGCCACCACAAGCTCTACCGCAAGCTGGGCTCCCACCCCATGGAGGTGGACGGCCAGAGCGGCGCGCTGTTCGCGGTCTGGGCGCCCAACGCCGAGTCGGTGGCGGTCTTCGGCGACTTCAACGACTGGGACACCAAGCGCCACCAGCTGCGCCTGCGCCAGGACGAGTCCGGCATCTGGGAAGGCTTCGTGCCCGGGGCCATGCACAGCCACCGCTACAAGTACCGCATCCGTTCGCGGCAAGGCGGGGACGAGTTCGACAAGGGCGATCCCTACGGTTTCCGATGGGAGTTGCCGCCGGAGACGGCCACGGTGGTCTGGGACCTCTCCCGCACCTGGGAGGACGCCGACTGGATGGCCAACCGCCACCAGCGCAACGCCCTGGACGCCCCCCACTCCTGCTACGAGATGCACCTTGGCTCCTGGCGGCACACCCCGGACGACGAGCACCCCGAAGGGCGTGCCATGAGCTACCTGGAGCTGGCCGACACCCTGCCGCGGTACCTGTTGGACATGGGCTTCACCCACGTGGAGTTCCTGCCGGTCATGGAGCACCCCTTCTACGGCTCCTGGGGCTACCAGTGCCTTGGCTTCTTCGCCCCCACCTGCCGCTACGGCACCCCGCAGGAGTTCATGCGGCTGGTGGAAGCGCTGCACCAGGCGGGCATCGGCGTCATCCTGGACTGGGTGCCCTCCCACTACCCGTCCGACGCCCACGGCCTGGCCACCTTCGACGGCACCCACCTCTACGAGCACGAGGACCCGCGCCAGGGCTACCACCCGGACTGGAAGTCAGACATCTTCAATTACGGCCGCAACGAGGTGCGCAGCTTCCTCATCTCCTCGGCCCACTTCTGGCTGGACGTCTGCCACGCCGACGGCCTGCGCGTGGACGCCGTGGCCTCCATGCTCTACCTGGACTACTCCCGCGAGGACGGGGAGTGGATTCCCAACAAGTACGGCGGCCGGGAGAACATCGAGGCCATCGAGTTCCTGCGCATCCTCAACGAGTCGGCGTACGGCGATTTCGAGGGCGTCCAGACCATCGCCGAGGAGTCCACGGCCTGGCCGCAGGTTTCCCGGCCGGCCTACCTGGGCGGCCTGGGCTTCGGCATGAAGTGGAACATGGGCTGGATGCACGACACCCTTGACTACTTCCGCAAGGATCCCGTCTACCGCCGCTACCACCAGAGCCAGTGGACCTTCTCCATCTGGTACGCCTTCAACGAGAACTTCGTGCTGGCGCTGTCCCACGACGAGGTGGTGCACGGCAAAGGCTCGCTCATCGGCAAAATGCCCGGCGACGCCTGGCGGCAGTTCGCCAACCTGCGCCTTCTCTACGGCTACATGTGGGCCCACCCCGGCAAGAAGCTGCTTTTCATGGGCGGCGAGTTCGCCCAGGGCAAGGAGTGGAACCACGACGCCGAACTGGACTGGAACCTGCTGGACATCCACTGGCACGACGGCATGCGCCTGTGGGTGCGCGATCTCAACCTGCTCTACCGGGCCGAACCCGCCCTGCACCGGCTGGACTTCGACCTGGAGGGCTTCGAGTGGGTGGACTTCCACGACAGCGACAACTCGGTGCTGGTCTTCCTGCGCCGCGACGGCCAGGGACGCACCGTGCTGGTGGCCTGCAACGCCACGCCAGAGCCGCACGCCTCCTACCGCATCGGCGTGCCCGCGCCCGGTTTCTGGGAGGAGGTCCTCAACTCCGACTCGCCCACCTACGGCGGCTCCGGCTGGGGCAACACCGGCGGGCTGGAGTCCGTGCCCGTGCCCAGCCACGGCCACTACGACTCCGTTTCCATGACCCTGCCGCCGCTGGGCGCGGTATTTCTGCGCCACACGGGCGAGGGCTAG
- the treZ gene encoding malto-oligosyltrehalose trehalohydrolase — MDQRFPFGPAKEADGRWTFRVWAPRVKNCRLILRREGQAEWTGPMEGGGDGWFRLTAEAQPGDEYAFAPGRLDERPDPASHRQPGGVHGPSALVDHEAFAWTETGFVPPPLEEWVFYELHAGCFTQRGTLAAAAEKLDYLADLGITAVQLMPLSAFPGKRNWGYDGVQPFCVQETYGGPNGLKAFVDRAHELGLAVVLDMVHNHFGPEGCYVADFGPFFTSAYRTPWGKAVNLDGADSDEVRAYFIQTCLHFARHYHVDGFRLDAVHALHDHMRPAHFLADLSEAVHGYGREIGKPLRLIAETHANDPALTRPRSRGGRGLDSAYSDDLHHALHAIVTGERQGYYQDYGSLSRTALALERGFAFTGQHAGYYGRAHGAAGPDLPGTAHTVYLQTHDFVGNRLRGERLHSLVPAEAAKAATGLWLLSPFLPLFFMGQEWGEEKPFLYFVDHTDPGLLEAVRKGRRREFSRFKWHGEPPDPSALGTYLQCKLDWQAPAEMGYRCHLRFTRELLAARREHSALARLEPRHTRVTPFAPDGVLVMERGGDDGQKAVVVANLSDAAARFTASRLLPPGSWRKTLEAAEERFGGPGPSLPLECLGGEERLDLPPYAFALYVSA, encoded by the coding sequence ATGGACCAACGGTTTCCCTTCGGCCCGGCCAAAGAGGCGGACGGCCGCTGGACCTTCCGGGTCTGGGCGCCGAGGGTGAAGAATTGCCGCCTGATCCTGCGCCGGGAAGGGCAGGCGGAATGGACCGGCCCCATGGAGGGGGGCGGTGACGGCTGGTTCCGCCTGACCGCCGAGGCGCAGCCCGGGGACGAGTACGCCTTCGCTCCCGGACGGCTGGACGAGCGGCCCGACCCGGCCTCCCACCGCCAACCGGGCGGGGTCCACGGCCCCTCCGCCCTGGTTGACCACGAGGCCTTCGCCTGGACCGAAACGGGGTTCGTCCCGCCGCCGCTTGAGGAATGGGTATTCTACGAGCTGCATGCGGGCTGTTTCACCCAGCGCGGCACCCTGGCCGCGGCCGCGGAAAAGCTGGACTACCTGGCCGACCTCGGCATCACCGCGGTGCAGCTCATGCCGCTCTCCGCCTTTCCGGGCAAGCGCAATTGGGGCTACGACGGGGTGCAGCCTTTCTGCGTGCAGGAAACCTACGGCGGACCGAACGGGCTGAAGGCCTTCGTGGACCGGGCCCACGAGTTGGGACTGGCCGTGGTGCTGGACATGGTGCACAACCACTTCGGCCCGGAGGGCTGCTACGTGGCGGACTTCGGCCCCTTTTTCACTTCCGCCTACCGCACCCCCTGGGGCAAGGCGGTCAACCTGGACGGGGCCGACTCGGACGAGGTGCGGGCCTACTTCATCCAGACCTGCCTGCACTTCGCCCGCCACTACCATGTGGACGGCTTCCGCCTGGACGCGGTGCACGCCCTGCACGACCACATGCGCCCGGCCCACTTCCTGGCCGACCTCTCCGAGGCGGTGCACGGCTACGGCCGGGAAATCGGCAAGCCGCTGCGCCTCATCGCCGAGACCCACGCCAACGACCCCGCCCTGACCCGGCCGCGCTCGCGCGGGGGGCGGGGCCTGGACTCGGCCTACTCCGACGACCTCCACCACGCCCTGCACGCCATCGTTACGGGCGAGCGGCAGGGGTATTACCAGGACTACGGAAGCCTCTCCCGCACGGCCCTGGCCCTGGAGCGGGGTTTCGCCTTCACCGGGCAGCACGCGGGCTATTACGGGCGCGCCCACGGCGCGGCCGGACCGGACCTGCCCGGCACGGCCCACACCGTCTACCTGCAGACGCACGATTTCGTGGGCAATAGGCTGCGCGGCGAGCGGCTGCACAGCCTGGTCCCGGCCGAGGCGGCCAAGGCGGCCACCGGTTTGTGGCTGCTCTCGCCCTTCCTGCCCCTCTTCTTCATGGGCCAGGAGTGGGGCGAGGAGAAGCCATTCCTCTATTTCGTGGACCACACCGATCCCGGGTTGCTGGAGGCCGTGCGCAAGGGACGGCGGCGGGAGTTCTCCCGCTTCAAATGGCATGGCGAGCCGCCCGACCCCTCCGCCCTGGGGACCTACCTGCAATGCAAGCTGGACTGGCAGGCCCCGGCGGAAATGGGCTACCGCTGCCACCTGCGCTTCACCCGCGAGCTGCTGGCCGCGCGCCGCGAGCACTCCGCCTTGGCGAGACTGGAGCCCCGCCACACGAGGGTTACTCCCTTCGCCCCGGACGGGGTGCTGGTCATGGAGCGGGGCGGGGACGACGGGCAAAAGGCCGTGGTGGTGGCCAACCTCTCGGACGCGGCCGCGCGATTCACCGCCTCACGCCTGCTGCCGCCGGGCAGTTGGCGCAAGACGCTGGAGGCGGCCGAGGAACGGTTCGGCGGGCCGGGCCCGTCGCTGCCTTTGGAATGCTTGGGCGGCGAGGAGCGCCTGGACTTGCCGCCCTACGCCTTCGCCCTCTACGTTTCGGCCTGA
- a CDS encoding DUF1566 domain-containing protein: protein MPPILADAPAPPLETGLETCHDTLGDPIDCEGSGQDAETKPGLPWPEPRFTEAGDGLVRDELTGLIWPRSANPLDFPMSWADALERVRQWNDSTHLGRDDWRLPNRRELRSLVSHGARKPALPGGHPFENVFLGWHWTSTTSAMSPEYAWNVHLEGGRMFYSRKTEDRLAWPVAGESRVLPRTGQTECFDPEGNVIACIGTGQDGELRRGVEVLDQLTGLVWKTNADMAGSLLSWEQALEAVAMLRTQSGLPWRLPTINELESLVDASSHSPALPEKHPFFGVGEAYWSSTTSFFETDWAYVLYMHKGAVGVGHKPRPEFTCLAVRYNL from the coding sequence ATGCCCCCAATCCTCGCCGACGCCCCCGCCCCCCCGCTGGAAACCGGACTCGAAACCTGCCACGACACCCTGGGAGACCCCATCGACTGCGAGGGGAGCGGCCAGGACGCCGAAACCAAGCCTGGCCTGCCCTGGCCCGAGCCCCGCTTCACCGAGGCGGGGGACGGACTTGTGCGCGACGAACTGACCGGGCTGATCTGGCCCCGCTCGGCCAACCCCCTGGACTTTCCCATGTCCTGGGCCGATGCCCTGGAGCGGGTGCGGCAATGGAACGATTCCACCCACCTGGGCCGCGACGACTGGCGTCTGCCCAACCGGCGCGAGCTGCGCAGCCTGGTGAGTCACGGCGCGCGCAAGCCCGCCCTGCCCGGGGGCCACCCCTTCGAGAACGTCTTTCTGGGCTGGCACTGGACCTCCACCACCTCGGCCATGTCCCCGGAATACGCCTGGAACGTGCATCTCGAGGGGGGCCGCATGTTCTACAGCCGCAAGACCGAGGACCGCCTGGCCTGGCCAGTGGCCGGAGAGTCGCGCGTGCTGCCGCGCACCGGCCAGACCGAGTGCTTCGATCCAGAGGGCAACGTCATCGCCTGCATCGGCACCGGCCAGGACGGCGAGCTGCGGCGCGGGGTGGAGGTGCTGGACCAGCTCACCGGGCTGGTTTGGAAAACCAACGCGGATATGGCCGGCAGCCTCCTCTCCTGGGAGCAGGCCCTGGAGGCCGTGGCCATGCTGCGCACCCAGAGCGGCCTGCCCTGGCGGCTGCCCACCATCAACGAGCTGGAGTCCCTGGTGGACGCCTCAAGCCACTCCCCGGCCCTGCCCGAAAAGCACCCCTTCTTCGGCGTGGGCGAGGCCTACTGGTCCTCCACCACCTCCTTCTTCGAAACGGACTGGGCCTACGTGCTCTACATGCACAAGGGCGCTGTGGGCGTGGGGCACAAGCCCCGCCCCGAATTCACCTGCCTGGCCGTGCGCTACAACCTCTAG
- a CDS encoding GGDEF domain-containing protein: MYEFLRGYTTGFAKSRQQRPAASAPYSFSFLSSTERRDIEEHLEGGRPFVLFFFQIKNYLIFSNLFGADITDSILEAMIAETRTILRQAVPGADFVHAEAMDEGRIMALCSLSGPPGGDWLTDVTASARLKIKTGIKQLTLKMTGQTLDIGAGFALVSTLGAQGLEHSLFEALCEAQHVAKGELDTSKLSLLKEFREVVSVPRLGVAYQPIMDLRAGDVTAWEALTRGPADSPFAMPTMLFDFAEEVGQLFTLEKVCREAAISKLGDIDPSQKLFINIHPRTLVDPSFSPGETLKLLDVCGLGPSNVVFEITERHSIRDFTLFHRTLEHYRSQGFLVAVDDVGTGYSGLWSIAELRPDFIKVDMSLIRDIDKNPVKRALIETFVAFADKIGCHLIAEGIETETELTCLMGIGVNHGQGYFLGRPDYPKPRPDAALPLCLGSRGLGGNNDLKCSIPVRKMAEKAFSVMPDTRVSRVKDFLRGNDPITAIVVADDSKRPMGLIMSHHLDRALSTRYGMSLYYHREATRIMDGNPLVVDQAEPVEKVAKMAMNREKYKIYDHIVVTDQGQLSGIVSVQKILDTLAAVQVEMAKGANPLSGLPGNVSIEQELERRCGSGDPFSIIYADLDNFKIYNDIYGFKAGDNVIMLISRIMDWACKRHGHPGQDFVGHVGGDDLVAICHPDRAERVCKAVTRVFKRVIPTCYSPEDRKRGHITAKSRSGQWEDFPLVSVSLAIVDCAGQCDLAAIGGRAAEMKKYAKSLPGNSYARDRRAPVGEEGKTGG; the protein is encoded by the coding sequence GTGTACGAGTTTCTCCGGGGGTACACCACCGGATTCGCCAAATCGCGGCAGCAGCGGCCCGCCGCGTCCGCGCCCTATTCCTTCTCCTTCCTCTCCTCCACGGAGAGGCGGGACATCGAGGAGCACCTGGAAGGCGGGCGGCCGTTCGTGCTGTTCTTCTTCCAAATCAAGAACTACCTCATTTTCTCCAACCTCTTCGGCGCGGACATCACCGACTCCATCCTGGAGGCCATGATCGCGGAAACCCGGACCATCCTCCGCCAGGCGGTCCCCGGAGCGGACTTCGTCCACGCCGAAGCCATGGACGAGGGCCGGATAATGGCCCTGTGCAGCCTGTCCGGGCCCCCCGGCGGCGACTGGCTGACCGATGTCACCGCCTCGGCCCGGCTGAAAATCAAGACCGGCATCAAGCAGCTCACCCTGAAGATGACCGGGCAGACCCTGGACATCGGGGCCGGGTTCGCCCTGGTTTCCACCCTGGGGGCGCAGGGGCTGGAGCACTCCCTGTTTGAGGCGCTGTGCGAGGCCCAGCACGTGGCCAAGGGCGAGCTGGACACCTCCAAGCTCTCCCTGCTCAAGGAGTTCCGCGAAGTCGTCTCCGTGCCCCGGCTAGGCGTGGCCTACCAGCCCATCATGGACCTGCGCGCCGGGGACGTCACCGCCTGGGAGGCCCTCACCCGGGGCCCGGCGGACTCCCCCTTCGCCATGCCCACCATGCTCTTCGACTTCGCCGAGGAAGTGGGCCAACTCTTCACCCTGGAGAAGGTCTGCCGCGAGGCGGCCATCTCCAAGCTGGGCGACATCGACCCCTCCCAGAAGCTTTTCATCAACATCCACCCGCGCACCCTGGTGGACCCCTCCTTCTCGCCGGGGGAGACCCTCAAGCTGCTGGACGTCTGCGGCCTGGGCCCCTCCAACGTGGTATTTGAAATCACCGAGCGCCACTCCATCCGCGACTTCACCCTCTTCCACCGCACCCTGGAGCACTACCGCTCCCAGGGGTTCCTGGTGGCCGTGGACGACGTGGGCACCGGCTACTCCGGCCTGTGGTCCATCGCGGAGCTCCGGCCCGACTTCATCAAGGTGGACATGTCCCTTATCCGGGACATCGACAAGAACCCGGTCAAGCGCGCCCTCATCGAGACCTTCGTGGCCTTCGCCGACAAGATCGGCTGCCACCTCATCGCCGAGGGCATCGAGACGGAAACCGAGCTGACCTGCCTCATGGGCATCGGGGTCAACCACGGCCAGGGCTACTTCCTGGGACGGCCGGACTACCCCAAGCCCAGGCCGGACGCAGCCCTGCCCCTCTGCCTGGGCTCGCGCGGCCTGGGAGGGAACAACGACCTCAAGTGCTCCATACCGGTGCGCAAAATGGCCGAAAAAGCCTTCTCCGTGATGCCGGACACCAGGGTCAGCCGCGTCAAGGACTTCCTGCGCGGCAACGACCCCATCACGGCCATCGTGGTGGCGGACGACTCCAAGCGGCCCATGGGCCTCATCATGAGCCACCATCTGGACCGCGCCTTGTCCACCCGCTACGGCATGTCCCTGTACTACCACCGGGAAGCCACCCGCATCATGGACGGCAACCCCCTGGTGGTGGACCAGGCCGAACCCGTTGAAAAGGTGGCCAAAATGGCCATGAACCGGGAAAAATACAAAATCTACGACCACATCGTGGTGACGGACCAGGGCCAGCTTTCCGGCATCGTCTCGGTGCAGAAGATACTGGACACCCTGGCCGCCGTGCAGGTGGAGATGGCCAAGGGCGCCAACCCCCTCTCCGGCCTGCCCGGCAACGTCAGCATAGAGCAGGAGCTGGAGCGGCGGTGCGGCTCGGGCGACCCCTTCTCCATCATCTACGCCGACCTGGACAACTTCAAGATCTACAACGACATCTACGGCTTCAAGGCTGGCGACAACGTCATCATGCTCATTTCCCGCATCATGGACTGGGCCTGCAAGCGGCACGGCCATCCGGGACAGGACTTCGTGGGCCACGTGGGCGGGGACGACCTGGTGGCAATCTGCCACCCGGACCGGGCGGAGCGCGTCTGCAAGGCCGTCACCCGCGTTTTCAAGCGGGTCATTCCCACCTGCTACTCCCCGGAGGACCGCAAGCGGGGTCACATCACCGCCAAAAGCCGCTCCGGCCAATGGGAGGACTTCCCCCTGGTCTCCGTCTCCCTGGCCATCGTGGACTGCGCCGGACAATGCGACCTGGCGGCCATCGGGGGGCGGGCGGCGGAGATGAAGAAGTACGCCAAGTCCCTCCCGGGCAACTCCTACGCCCGCGACCGCCGTGCCCCCGTGGGGGAGGAGGGGAAAACGGGCGGCTAG
- a CDS encoding helix-turn-helix transcriptional regulator, with the protein MKRNVILVGKTIIQNSFLANSIGESTGIPCTIQEAGGLALGMNGTRDLLLWDYTSQTLERFWDICQTASTQGNLYCALINAPRRQALAEEALRRGAHGIFHDDDSLAILAKGVRAILDGELWFSRRIISDQLVRARRKELVKSNSVQLTPREEEVLRLLASGKANSDIAEAMCISLCTVKSHISNIYGKIQVPNRTQAALWAAKNL; encoded by the coding sequence ATGAAACGAAATGTGATCCTGGTCGGCAAGACCATCATCCAGAACTCGTTTCTCGCCAACTCCATCGGTGAAAGCACGGGCATCCCGTGCACCATCCAGGAGGCGGGCGGTCTGGCCCTGGGCATGAATGGAACCCGCGACCTCTTGCTGTGGGACTACACCAGTCAAACCCTGGAGCGGTTCTGGGACATCTGCCAGACAGCCTCGACCCAGGGAAACCTTTACTGCGCGCTCATCAACGCGCCCAGGCGGCAGGCCCTGGCTGAAGAGGCCCTGCGGCGGGGCGCGCACGGCATCTTCCACGACGACGACTCTCTGGCCATCCTGGCCAAGGGGGTGCGGGCCATCCTGGACGGGGAGCTGTGGTTCTCCAGACGAATCATATCGGACCAGCTGGTTCGCGCTCGGCGCAAGGAGTTGGTGAAAAGCAACTCTGTGCAGCTTACCCCGCGCGAGGAGGAAGTGCTGCGTCTGCTCGCCTCGGGCAAGGCCAACAGCGACATCGCCGAGGCCATGTGCATCAGCCTCTGCACGGTCAAAAGCCACATCTCCAACATCTACGGAAAAATACAGGTCCCAAACCGCACCCAGGCGGCCCTCTGGGCGGCCAAGAACCTCTAG
- a CDS encoding PilZ domain-containing protein, producing the protein MDDRRAVQRFDLKLPSRVMAVADEATYHLVTENVSSHGALFHTKQPLESGTRVEVTMFLSIPGELGGSRQSVIRSQGEVIRRGEGAMAVCFDQPGVLLATASGVPQ; encoded by the coding sequence ATGGACGACCGGCGAGCAGTACAGCGATTCGACCTGAAATTGCCCTCGAGGGTGATGGCGGTCGCGGACGAAGCGACCTACCACCTGGTCACGGAGAACGTCTCCTCTCACGGCGCCCTGTTTCACACCAAACAGCCTCTGGAATCGGGCACACGGGTTGAAGTGACCATGTTTCTGAGCATACCTGGCGAACTTGGCGGGAGCCGCCAATCGGTTATCCGCTCCCAGGGCGAAGTGATCCGTCGCGGCGAGGGGGCCATGGCCGTGTGCTTCGACCAGCCCGGAGTCCTGCTCGCCACCGCATCGGGTGTCCCGCAATGA